The genomic interval CAATAACATCTcagatttcaaatttgagataaTAACAAATCTAATATGTGAAGATGTGTTGAGATCTATAGGGAAACAAAAAGCAACAGAAACCAACATCCATTCATTTATGTACAGATTCAcaatagaagaaataaatagaaataaatctgTACATCTGACtaacaaacaatattaacaTCTCAGACAATAATATCTcagatttcaaatttgagataaTAACAAATCTAATATGTGAAGATGTGTTGAGATCTATAAGGAAAATAAAGATCAACCGAGAGGCAGAATAAATAAGAATGAAATCTGAACAAGTGGAGCCCGCGATACTGAATGACCTATTTTGTtgaagataaattgagatgcaTAAATGGTGCCCGAGATCTGCTTCATTGTTGGTGCTTCGCGCCATGTGATTCATTTCCAGTGAAGTATGTTCCCATGACGTAACAGCCAAGTTTCTCGTGGAACCTTGAAGAGTTTCGTGGGAaaagtctttcaaaaattcaaattcgtaagtaaaaataaaatgacaaatttgAAGGAGCCAAACCAGAGTAATTTGTCTGATTGAGATCATTTGTTACTAAATGATTTTTGCATTGGAAAATTGTTCATCCTTGAGCGCTTTTATAGCAATGAAAATTCTTTGTTTTGGCGAGTTCACTTTCGAGTCAATTagctccctttttttttatctttttttttttgggactaTCGTTGAGTAAAATTCATGCGAATGGTGTCAAAAATAATGTGTATGGTAAGGAGCCCTCTGCGTAATGTGCAATTGGCGAGGAATACCTCATCTGGTGAGCAATTAGCGAGCAGAAATTTGTGGGCGAGCAATTGGCGAGTAGCACTGTGTAGGAGAGCAACTGGCGAGGAACACTCTATGCGTTGTGTAACTGGCGAGGAGTATCCCATGGTTAAGCAATTGGCGAGCTGCACCTCTCGACGAGCAATCCATACATGGACAACTGAAGTCCTTGTGGCAAGTAAACCCATTGTGGCAAGAAAACAAGTAACTAGCAGCAACTCGTAGGACCACTGGCGAGGAGCTTCAGTGGAGTTACGACGGCGAGCACTATTGGCGAGGAGCTTCGGTGGCGAATTAGACGGCGACTGGAAGTGAGCAGCGAGCTACTGTCTAGCAAGCTACCTCATGTGCTGAGCAACACTTCATGTGGTCAGCAACTAGCAACTGGCGAGCGGCACTTCGTGTGGGCAGCAACTGGCGATTAGCGAGTAGCACCCTTGTGGCAAGGAAACACGTAATGGGCAGCAACTCATAGTGGCAAGAACAGTTGGCGGGAGCTAGAGTGGAATTATGGCAACAAGTACTATTCGAAAGGAAACTCACTATGGCGAGGAAACATATGACTGGCAGCAACTTCATGGCGAGCAAACATTCACAGCGATAGAAGACCATGGCAAGTTAGATGACGACTCACGTTGACCTCTTCTGCTCACAGTCGCCACAGGAGTTCGTACAGAACCGTTCTTGGCAACGAGGAGCATTGTGACGCTAGGCGACGAGGGGATGGTGAGGAACACTGTGACAGCTACGGAGAATGCGAGAGATGCATGGCGTGGCCGTGGGCGACTCCACGAGCTCACAGTTGGGTTGGGCTGGCGAGCACATTGTGGTGTTGGTGTTGGACAGCTCCTATAGCGAGCTTCGATGAAGGTGGCGAAAGCTAACAGTGAGGGGTGTCACCGTGGTCGAGAACAACCATGCATGCAATAGAATATGACAACAAGCTGGGTGGTGGTCGAGTTATTTCCCTTGAGGTACTCCGCAATGTGCTTCTAGTGCTCACATGGTGCACAGTGTCCACAGAGTGTTGCTACGGCGAAGCTTGGTGGCAATGAACGTCGTTTTGATCGAGGACCACCTTCACCGGCAGCAGAAAATACGAGTGAGGCAGGTGGTGGTTGTTGGTTGCTTCAATAGCTCACGGTCATCGCGAGAGGTGCAGATATAAGCCCGTCGATGCAGGGCTGGCGGCAAGCTAGTTGGCGAGGTTTGCTTCCTTGGTCGAGGACCATCTTGCCAGAGAAAGCACCGACCATTCATCTTGTGACTGTTGGTGGTTTTATCATCTCAAGGTCAGTCTACATGTCTATTCGGCTTGTTTCCAGGCTTTAGGCGGCGAGGCACCGAAATTGTCCTACTGGTGCCGTTcccaaaacaatttattttagcACTTGTAGCTAAAATAAATTGTTGACattatatgtttgttttgtttcaaatttgaaacattcAACTTATTGTCTCGGGAACGGTATTAACACAGAGTACATTCAGCTTGTTTCAAGAGAATGAATTGAACCACACAAGACCAATGAATACGTTTACGTTCGGAGCTCCCTATGATGAATGTGACCGACTTTTATAATCGTCGAACATCCCAACCTGGGTATCAAAGCAACCAAATGGGTTTTGCTCCTCGTTCTCGTAGTCTCTATTCACACCAGAGTTCAGTAGATTGGCTGAATGAATAGCTATGTAGCCACATACATTTTTGGCGAAGATTAGAACATACTAAATGTGAATACTAACAAATAATAATCTCTTTGTTAATTTTAGATGTCAAATGTATTTTGAAGTGTATGATGTGGCTACATAGTTATCCATTCAGTCAACATGCTGAACTCTGGTGTGAATAGAGACGACGAAGACCAGGAGCAAAACCCATTCGGATGTTTTGATACTCAGGTTGGGATGCTCAACGATTATAAAAATCGGTCACATACATCTCAAAGTTTTCATgccaagttcatgttcatgcattcatttATCTATAGATTGCTATTATCTGTGGTTTACTTGTATATGTCTGTGATAATTTGTTATATGTTGACTGCTTAgttgctgagatttcttgaaatctcactatGATAGTTTCCACTACTATTCTCCACCCataatggtagaagttgttacaaGCTTAAACGAGAACTCTAATAACCAAGCAGAAGAGCATGACACTTCGTCTGGAGAGAATCATACCTAAGATGGTCATGAGCTCGCCCGAACTTCCCATCTTAGAGCACTTTGAAAGTATTGATCAAGCAATCACCGAGATACTACAGTTTATTGAGGAATTCAAACGGCTCAACAATTAGAATAATGATCGGACCTTAGAAAAGCGAGTGAAGCCTGAGCCCTTTtgatggacaaaaaaaaaatgaagaaaaagagaatggaGAAAAAAAGGGACCATGggaataagaataaaaaaaaaaagacaatgaaTTAGGTTTTTGTGAAATAGTATTTTAATGGTCCTGTGTTTTGGGACCATCAAAATACTTATCGcacttgtaatatatatttttaaaatatatgtatatagttgtGACTTTATTCTTGTAAATcgtattatagttataaacattatgcaaattatgtatataatatatgttataaacaagaaaaaaattctaaaaatatagataaaattttgtctgtttatagttaaaaatttaaaatataacaaaattgaTTAACATGGCAAACGTGCAGCAGACGTTGCCCTTTActggtatgtatatatatatatatatatgtccataTATGTAAGATAAaagaatgatattttttaatttaacttcCTGACATAATTAATGATTTAATTTACAAGGACATCAAATTCACGAAGAAGAGAAGATCAGTGCCAATGATTGACCCATTGGATGGACCGCCGCATAATACTTGGGCTTTTTATGTTCATTGGGTCAGATTTCAGTAGCCTAGCCCAACTTAAGGTTCAACCCAATTATTAAAGAGTTTTGCAAGCTTGTCGTCTTCAcgtattatatatcatattattttttaattttttaattttattttttttaaacttatttaatttttcaactcaccatctatatatcacatatttaataaaataaaaaaaatattatgtataatctGTGAGCCgagatataatttttcattattaaatcctgacaaatacatgaaaaatattatacattattgATTATTCACTCTCataatctatatttatatatgagctGTGTTGCGCATCACTTAAAGCTGTAGCACAcccttcataattttttttttcttttttttacccaacacgttaggtgtgctgggACTTCTTCACACTACTGTGCgtgaagaagatttattctttttatatatatatatatatatttcataggTGTAGCCCGtagaagtgtttttaataaagCGCGGAGTTTGGGGCATTGAATAGTggcaattttttctaaatacatAAATGAATGAACAAAACAATAGCCATTCGTCACCGCCTTGTATTTCTCATTCCTTGTTTGGTTTCTTAGAAACTGCGAGAAGGATAAATGAACCGAAACTCCCAACTCTAaaattcattcttctttttattttcttgtacttTTCCATCGTTCCGAAGCCAAGTGGTTAAACCCAACTCCAAATTGCCGTATAGTCCGACTATTCTACGTTCTTGAGGTGAGTTCATTTTCAATCAATTTGATTCAATTCTACATAAAATCTCTCCTTTCTTTCTAGGTTTTTTTCGTCTACCAAAAGAGTTGTGAGGAAAAAATTCTGTTTTTACAGCTTTGGTTATCGTATTTGAACGTTTTGAGTtcaataaaagttatatttttcacaTCACAAGAAATTAGGGTAAACCGTCAAGTGGGTACCCCTTAGATCAGAAATCCACAGAGTCATACACATTTTTCTCTAATGAAAATATCTGTTCAGTTCAGGTGGTTGTTCCTCAAAAATCAAGCTGCCAATGTTGACCGCAAATATTGTTGCCACCTCGAATCAATTTCCACTAGGTATATATGATGACTACTTCCTGTAACTTAGCATAAAAATACATTGATTTGATATGTTTTCTTTGGATTCGAAACTGCGAAACACAGTTTTGTTTCACCATAGTTGAAGTGTTCAACAAATTGAGTGGGgaatatagatatatttatctCCAGATAGATTGACGCCAAAAATGTGTTAACTACTTGCATGTATAACACTCCGACGGTGCAATTTGCTTTGGTCAGCTGTGAGTTCATGAGACTTTGGTGCGAAggatatatattttcttgaaattgattattttgatCGAGTAGAGGAATTTTTCACACACAAAAATATGGTCATTTTTTATAAGTCTTTCCATTGATCATATGATAGAGATTTTGATACAAAAATATGgtcattttttataacaaaactgCTTGTGTTCCAGTTTCTGGACTCATTATTATGTTTTGCCAATGGTTTCTTCAATTTCTCTCTTATATAGGTGATATTATATCTAAGATTGTAAACTGAACTACTTCAATGCAAaccatttaacatttttttaattgggcCAAGTTGTTGTCAAGGGTGCAAATATGACCAGGCAACTTGGTGCTGCACCAATCTTGGTCATCCTTTAGCTTTACTCCACGGATTGAATCAGATGTGTATATTTGAGTGAAACCAACCCAAAGCATTTGCTGGAGCCAAGTCTCAAGTGGACTGAATTAAGCTGCAACAATTTTCAGGAATTTCATGCTTTTGATTTACCCCTTCTTTTTCATGTTAATGGTGAAGATGACATAAAAGAAGAGAGAATATATTGTCCCACCCTTGGTGTATGTTTCATTTATGCCATCATTCCTTTTGCGGTCAGTATTCTAAGATTAACCTCATTTGTTTtctcaaaccatctcatctcatctaatctaatctaatcattacaacttttccaaactcccacacaaattacaataaacaattcaatcttttcaaatcccaaaacaaaaattatattaaaaaattatattctaacaatattttattcaactttcatctcatctcatctgtgtaaacaAACGAGACCAGATTGACtgtccttttgttttttagacAGTTCCTCCTCTTCCTACTATTTTCACAAGTTTCCATTCTGTGGAAATATTGCGTATTTTTCAAGAGAACTCTTATGTATGAATTATTTAGAATGCCACTCAACTGTTATTTTTTGTGTAGTGAAAAGAAAGGGTCAATGCAGGGGGCATACTAAGCTTACTAAATCTAATCAAGTGAAGGCTTTTTTCATTCCATTTCAAGAGTTCAGCAGAAAAACGCGACCACTTGAAATTGCAAGAGCAGGACCACTGGGGCTTGGTGCACAAATTTTGCCTATTGATAAAAGAGGGCTTACTATTCATTCAACTCGAACACAGTCTGCTTCCATACTATGCCATTCCTCGTTGGTAGGTTTATTCTTATCTCCCATTTCCTGCCATATATGCCTTTCTTGTATCATACTATGATTGAACTTACTCCTTTGAAACCGTTTacctatatttaaaaaaaaaaaaaaaaaaccttactCCTTTGATATCAATTATATGTTCAAGCATAAACTCTGCAGATCACACATTTGTTTATTGTGAAAATAGCAAGAAGCAGAAATCATCAATTATTTGTTGTTACCTGTATACCAAGATTCACCACATTCTAACACTTGGTGAGGTTATTTGCATGCTGTTACATTAGGTGATAGCCCTTACAGCTGCTCTTTGGTGCAAAGCCTAAGTTTCAGGgcttttgaggaaatttttatGTGTGATTATCTTACTTTATATGCAACTAAGAATTTCCCTGGTATCAGTTACTGCTCAGCTGGTGTAGGAATGCAAGTA from Juglans regia cultivar Chandler chromosome 2, Walnut 2.0, whole genome shotgun sequence carries:
- the LOC108985619 gene encoding uncharacterized protein LOC108985619, with protein sequence MLTANIVATSNQFPLVKRKGQCRGHTKLTKSNQVKAFFIPFQEFSRKTRPLEIARAGPLGLGAQILPIDKRGLTIHSTRTQSASILCHSSLNARCGAEQTQTVTREAPTITHIPGKEQSPQLDDGGSGFPPRDDGDGGGGGGGGGGNWSGGFFFFGFLAFLGFLKDKEGEGPYRDERR